A portion of the uncultured Draconibacterium sp. genome contains these proteins:
- a CDS encoding glycoside hydrolase — protein MNVFKLLLGLVLLCVNSFAFAQSNIQPVANYTFNSGAAVDETGNSELFLYNNTSLFTDNERGSVLQFSAADRSYAAFNKNLLDTDTFTFSFFFFWEDENAGSWHQLFEIHNQQTNSNLFFTPQIGWGDYGCALISDSKDYGLYETIETDVLQKNKWMHIAITFEDKLAKIYIDGAEISSGYLNISPTLIQGDSLYLGGNPHRSDNYYISARLDEIKVFDQALSANQIQAVANEIEIPDPENKTTNWETSGDPIDLTIDIASKQQTIQNFGSSDAWNTERIGKYWPEAKKGKLAELLFSTEKDADGNPLGIGLSAWRFNIGAGTAEQGDASRISEESRRTEGLLNADGSTYNWEKQEGQQWFLQKANQYNVHHLIGWQNSPPVAYTENNLGFREYGTEMATILKPEFFDDYARFLADVSEHFDNEGIHFDYISPLNEPQWGWAPSSSGGTVTQEGTPWTNQEIFDVVTEINSAFSDRNISTKLFVTEAASINSMTGGTGHADNQLYKFWNANSGLSLLDKSSFSDIVSYHSYFTDYGSQLVDTREEMVQMAQVLNPKPQLWQTEYSLLADGYRYGYPANVRLTEMECALSLSRTIMADLNIANVSAWQWWTTFEQGKHNGESRFCLIEALTKNDNSDGVYHLTKLFYTFGNFSHFIRPDMTRVDYSRSDNLSTSETYENIVFSAFTDAEESKVVIVATNFTNEARGVNLAFENTNGKTLKNPSLFLTDEFANLEKQDIDLSNGNLIVPANSVVTFTADLEVGTSIGTELKEQDFKAYYNGRAQQIIADLPSNHSYKQIRLYNISGQLQLTIPVEKQQQRIVISSAEYNKGIYLVSGIAAGKHETVKVIIF, from the coding sequence ATGAATGTTTTTAAGCTGCTTTTAGGATTGGTATTACTTTGTGTAAACAGTTTTGCTTTTGCACAAAGTAATATTCAACCTGTTGCAAACTACACTTTTAACAGTGGCGCGGCAGTTGACGAAACCGGAAATTCTGAGCTGTTTCTTTACAACAATACCTCGTTATTTACGGATAACGAGAGAGGCTCTGTTTTACAGTTTTCAGCGGCCGACAGAAGTTATGCAGCTTTCAATAAGAATTTATTGGATACCGATACTTTCACCTTCTCATTCTTTTTCTTTTGGGAAGATGAAAATGCCGGTTCATGGCATCAGCTTTTTGAAATTCACAATCAGCAAACAAACTCAAATTTATTTTTCACTCCACAAATTGGATGGGGAGATTACGGTTGCGCTTTAATTAGCGACAGCAAAGATTACGGTTTGTACGAAACGATTGAAACCGACGTTCTTCAGAAGAATAAATGGATGCATATTGCAATCACTTTCGAGGACAAACTGGCAAAGATTTATATCGATGGTGCGGAGATCTCAAGCGGATATCTTAATATTTCTCCGACCTTAATTCAGGGCGATTCTCTATATCTCGGAGGCAATCCACACCGGTCGGACAATTATTATATTTCAGCTCGTTTAGATGAAATTAAAGTTTTTGATCAGGCGCTTTCTGCCAATCAAATTCAGGCTGTAGCAAACGAGATTGAAATTCCTGATCCGGAAAACAAGACTACAAACTGGGAAACTTCCGGAGATCCGATCGACCTTACTATTGACATTGCATCTAAACAGCAAACCATTCAAAATTTTGGCTCGTCCGACGCCTGGAATACTGAACGGATTGGCAAATACTGGCCGGAAGCGAAAAAGGGAAAGCTGGCAGAATTGTTATTCAGTACTGAAAAAGATGCCGATGGAAATCCATTGGGAATCGGATTGTCGGCATGGCGTTTTAATATTGGTGCAGGAACGGCAGAGCAAGGTGACGCCAGTCGAATTAGCGAAGAATCGCGCCGAACAGAAGGCTTATTAAATGCTGACGGAAGTACCTATAATTGGGAAAAGCAGGAAGGGCAGCAATGGTTTTTGCAAAAAGCGAATCAGTACAACGTACATCATTTAATAGGATGGCAAAACAGCCCGCCGGTTGCTTATACCGAAAATAACCTTGGTTTCCGTGAATACGGAACTGAAATGGCAACCATTCTTAAACCGGAGTTTTTCGATGATTATGCCCGGTTTTTAGCTGATGTTAGCGAGCATTTTGACAATGAAGGAATTCATTTCGATTATATCAGTCCGTTAAACGAACCACAGTGGGGTTGGGCGCCGTCGTCAAGTGGCGGCACCGTAACACAGGAAGGTACACCATGGACTAACCAGGAAATTTTTGATGTGGTGACGGAAATCAATTCGGCGTTTTCAGATCGCAATATTTCAACAAAATTATTTGTAACAGAAGCAGCATCGATCAACAGTATGACTGGCGGAACAGGCCATGCTGACAATCAGCTGTATAAATTCTGGAACGCCAATTCCGGACTTTCATTACTCGATAAATCATCGTTTTCCGATATCGTTTCTTATCACAGTTATTTTACCGATTATGGTTCTCAACTGGTTGATACCCGAGAGGAAATGGTTCAAATGGCACAGGTGTTGAATCCGAAACCGCAACTGTGGCAAACCGAATATTCCTTGTTGGCTGATGGATATCGTTACGGTTATCCAGCGAATGTAAGGTTGACTGAGATGGAATGCGCACTTTCGCTTTCCAGAACGATTATGGCCGATCTGAATATTGCCAACGTTTCAGCATGGCAGTGGTGGACAACCTTTGAGCAGGGAAAACACAACGGGGAATCACGTTTTTGCCTGATTGAAGCCCTGACGAAAAACGATAACAGCGACGGCGTTTATCATTTAACCAAACTGTTTTATACGTTCGGGAATTTCTCGCATTTTATACGCCCTGATATGACTCGGGTGGATTATTCGCGTTCGGATAATCTAAGCACCAGCGAAACCTACGAGAACATTGTCTTTTCTGCTTTTACTGATGCTGAAGAAAGCAAAGTGGTGATTGTGGCAACAAACTTTACCAACGAGGCGCGGGGAGTAAACCTCGCATTTGAAAATACGAATGGAAAAACCCTGAAAAATCCATCACTCTTTTTAACCGATGAATTTGCAAACCTGGAAAAACAAGATATTGATCTTTCAAACGGGAATCTCATCGTCCCGGCAAATTCGGTGGTTACGTTTACTGCCGATCTGGAAGTTGGTACATCGATCGGAACAGAACTAAAAGAGCAGGATTTTAAGGCTTATTATAATGGCCGTGCTCAGCAAATAATTGCTGATTTACCATCCAATCATTCTTATAAGCAAATTAGACTGTACAATATTTCCGGGCAGTTACAGCTTACTATCCCGGTTGAAAAACAACAGCAAAGGATTGTGATTTCTTCTGCTGAATATAACAAAGGAATTTATTTGGTTTCGGGAATTGCTGCCGGCAAACACGAAACAGTAAAAGTCATCATATTTTAA
- a CDS encoding RagB/SusD family nutrient uptake outer membrane protein has product MKKNRIHQIIQACLIILITLSVFSCQEDFLEKPAGADITLDTVFASTNNAQQLIFSLYHDEYFGADNINQSWWDGYLSWSDIGEQMYVPNISDNQYMKYVNGTLSSTTSQIYPLDKLYLAVRNCNTFIEKAGGIPTGSSTEREYVQRMLGEAHSHIAYQYFKGFKVWGSLPWISTRLEGGEEPIPRAAFSDMIDSMVYHLDIAANLLPDQWEDRWTGRFTSVAAKALKAKILVYAASPLYNGPTPAYAAGYEHPEVLGYGNSDDQRWQRAATACKEAIDAAHAAGHALYSGGGTEHNIYELAINLTDEHIIYQRFDPGNSEGGWEYTHNMMNWPYGIGWYNRVDVTYQPTFQHVDSYQMINGKFPISGYENGDGTKPIISAAGIEAGYTDQEYWKDRDPRFAQNVVYHGSEFGTSYNDKLINFDIDPSVPDRTHGDWTEFKTSFMVRKFVNEELGAGPSVVYAPVHPIIRLADLYLLYAEALSEANNGPNAEAIQYLNEVRSRSGMPGYDANNYPGNSAREQFHNAIKYERSVEFFLEGQRYFDLRRWKEGDELQLDMVGAIINNGVVSRSKVNWVDFFEDKYYFHPLHNDWVNNTPGLYQNPKY; this is encoded by the coding sequence ATGAAAAAGAATAGAATACATCAGATAATACAAGCTTGTTTAATAATATTGATTACGCTTTCTGTATTTTCTTGCCAGGAAGATTTTCTGGAAAAACCTGCAGGAGCCGATATTACATTAGACACTGTGTTTGCATCGACAAACAATGCGCAACAGCTCATATTTTCGCTTTATCACGACGAGTATTTTGGGGCAGATAACATTAACCAGAGTTGGTGGGACGGTTACCTCAGCTGGTCGGATATTGGTGAACAAATGTATGTTCCGAATATTAGCGATAACCAGTACATGAAATATGTAAACGGTACGTTGAGTTCGACTACAAGCCAGATTTATCCACTCGATAAATTATACCTGGCGGTAAGAAATTGTAATACATTTATTGAAAAAGCAGGCGGTATTCCTACCGGATCTTCAACCGAGCGCGAATATGTACAGCGTATGCTTGGAGAAGCACATTCACACATTGCTTACCAATATTTTAAAGGTTTTAAAGTTTGGGGTAGTTTGCCCTGGATCAGCACACGATTGGAAGGTGGAGAAGAACCAATTCCAAGAGCTGCTTTTAGCGATATGATTGATAGTATGGTTTATCACCTCGATATTGCGGCTAACTTGTTACCCGATCAGTGGGAAGACCGCTGGACCGGACGTTTTACAAGTGTTGCGGCCAAAGCATTAAAAGCAAAAATTCTGGTTTACGCAGCCAGCCCGCTTTACAACGGACCTACACCTGCCTATGCTGCCGGATACGAACATCCTGAAGTATTGGGTTACGGAAATTCTGATGATCAGCGCTGGCAACGAGCTGCTACAGCATGTAAAGAAGCAATTGACGCTGCGCACGCAGCAGGGCATGCACTTTATTCCGGTGGTGGTACAGAGCATAATATTTACGAGTTGGCCATTAATTTAACCGACGAGCATATCATTTACCAGCGGTTCGATCCGGGTAACTCCGAAGGTGGTTGGGAATATACGCACAACATGATGAACTGGCCATACGGAATTGGTTGGTACAACCGCGTTGACGTAACTTATCAGCCAACTTTTCAGCATGTTGACAGCTACCAGATGATTAATGGTAAATTCCCGATTTCAGGTTACGAAAACGGAGACGGAACTAAACCGATTATCTCGGCTGCCGGTATCGAAGCGGGTTATACTGATCAGGAATACTGGAAAGACAGAGACCCGCGTTTTGCCCAAAATGTAGTTTATCACGGTTCTGAATTTGGAACAAGTTATAATGACAAGCTGATCAATTTTGATATTGATCCATCGGTTCCGGACAGAACACATGGCGACTGGACCGAATTTAAAACCAGCTTTATGGTTCGCAAATTCGTAAACGAGGAACTGGGAGCAGGACCATCAGTGGTTTACGCACCGGTACACCCAATAATTCGTTTGGCAGATTTGTACCTGCTTTATGCAGAAGCATTAAGTGAAGCCAATAACGGACCTAACGCCGAAGCTATTCAGTATTTGAATGAAGTAAGATCGCGTTCGGGAATGCCTGGTTACGATGCGAATAACTATCCTGGTAATTCTGCCAGAGAGCAGTTCCATAATGCAATTAAGTACGAGCGTTCAGTAGAATTCTTCCTTGAAGGACAACGCTATTTCGACCTGCGGAGATGGAAAGAAGGAGATGAGCTGCAACTGGATATGGTTGGTGCTATCATTAACAATGGAGTTGTATCGAGAAGTAAGGTCAACTGGGTTGATTTCTTCGAGGATAAATACTACTTCCATCCATTGCATAACGATTGGGTTAATAATACTCCGGGACTATACCAAAATCCAAAGTACTAA
- a CDS encoding RagB/SusD family nutrient uptake outer membrane protein: MKRAKQNMQQRSIINSEFHELPLEVNNIKRMKHYIKISSILSVLILLFAACQELDMEQDTGITDDLMWNNPTYIDRYIVDLISEMPNGFAPEGFSEGELFGSATDEGENANPSASVQSINSGNWNSVSPIASDNWNKYYSAIYKVNLFLEETQSTTYETFEPGNRQVFLNNLASYQNEARFLRALFYYELVKRYGGVVLVGDNVVQDMSDLSNSAFSEGRASFEACANYIIDECDYLIDNELLPLLDEGADQGRPNGTAVKALKCKTYLLLASPTYNSSVTEGSAAQNVYWKEVLDIAQDIAFDRVFTFGPYDQFDGSSPEIILGYRQADINYIEQVNFPVGSEGVITTGSTNPTQNLVDAYRMLNGKKIDDPDSGYDPANPYVNRDERLLHTVIVNGSNWDERNTESRIIETFKGGRDGMDRAYGTKTGYYLRKFMDLTLDLRQGQASNREWPIFRFADMVLIWAEAANELYGPSNLGESYLTATTLLNQTVERHGGLPEIMLNSMSKEEMRERIREERFIEFAFEDQRAWDVRRWGIAADVLSQPVYKMDITKNADGSYNYQKMELEERYFEERMNLYPIPQRDVNNGLTQNMGW; this comes from the coding sequence ATGAAACGAGCAAAACAAAATATGCAACAAAGGAGCATCATTAATAGCGAGTTCCATGAGTTACCTTTGGAAGTAAACAATATTAAACGAATGAAACATTATATAAAAATCTCATCGATTCTGAGTGTCCTGATTCTTCTTTTTGCAGCGTGTCAGGAGCTCGACATGGAACAAGATACCGGTATCACCGACGATCTGATGTGGAACAATCCAACCTACATCGACCGTTACATCGTTGATCTGATCAGTGAAATGCCAAACGGATTTGCACCTGAAGGTTTTAGTGAAGGCGAATTGTTCGGAAGTGCAACTGATGAAGGCGAAAATGCCAATCCATCTGCATCCGTTCAAAGTATTAACTCGGGCAACTGGAATTCCGTTTCGCCGATAGCAAGTGATAATTGGAACAAATACTACAGTGCCATTTATAAGGTGAACCTGTTTTTGGAGGAAACACAATCGACTACTTACGAAACATTCGAACCTGGCAACCGACAGGTATTCTTGAATAATCTTGCTTCATACCAAAACGAGGCACGTTTTTTAAGAGCGCTGTTTTATTACGAGCTGGTAAAAAGATACGGCGGAGTAGTACTGGTAGGCGACAATGTGGTTCAAGATATGAGTGATTTGTCGAACAGTGCATTTAGCGAAGGAAGAGCTTCGTTTGAGGCATGTGCGAACTATATTATCGACGAGTGCGATTACCTGATCGATAATGAATTGTTGCCACTGCTTGACGAAGGTGCCGACCAGGGAAGACCGAACGGGACCGCTGTTAAAGCATTAAAATGTAAAACCTATTTGTTGCTGGCAAGTCCAACTTATAACAGCTCGGTTACCGAAGGTTCTGCAGCGCAAAATGTATACTGGAAAGAAGTACTGGATATTGCACAGGATATTGCTTTCGATCGTGTTTTCACATTTGGTCCGTATGACCAGTTTGACGGCAGCAGCCCTGAAATAATTCTGGGATACCGTCAGGCAGATATAAACTATATTGAGCAAGTGAACTTTCCGGTTGGATCGGAAGGAGTTATTACCACCGGAAGTACAAACCCAACTCAGAATTTGGTTGACGCTTATCGCATGTTGAATGGTAAAAAAATCGATGATCCTGATTCTGGTTACGATCCTGCCAATCCTTATGTAAATCGCGATGAACGATTGTTGCACACCGTAATTGTAAACGGTAGCAACTGGGACGAAAGAAATACAGAATCACGAATAATTGAAACCTTTAAAGGTGGCAGAGACGGAATGGATCGCGCTTACGGAACCAAGACCGGTTACTATTTGCGTAAGTTCATGGATCTAACGCTCGACCTTAGACAAGGACAGGCTTCAAACCGCGAATGGCCAATATTTAGGTTTGCTGATATGGTTTTGATTTGGGCCGAAGCAGCCAACGAATTATATGGTCCTTCAAATTTAGGTGAGTCGTACTTAACAGCTACAACACTGTTGAATCAGACAGTTGAGAGACATGGCGGACTACCGGAAATCATGCTCAACAGTATGAGCAAAGAAGAAATGAGAGAGCGAATTCGCGAAGAGCGTTTTATTGAATTCGCATTTGAAGATCAACGTGCCTGGGATGTACGCCGCTGGGGAATTGCAGCAGATGTATTAAGCCAGCCGGTTTACAAAATGGATATAACTAAAAATGCCGATGGTTCTTACAATTACCAGAAAATGGAACTGGAAGAACGCTATTTCGAAGAGCGCATGAATTTATATCCAATTCCGCAGCGAGATGTAAACAACGGTTTAACTCAGAACATGGGTTGGTAA
- a CDS encoding SusC/RagA family TonB-linked outer membrane protein, whose amino-acid sequence MRKYINKIVLLVISVLASFCVWAQNDSLEVTEVNRNADVNIAYGVQAKRNVSSSMSTVSGEELSKGAISNFGNTLYGKLAGLSVMQGSGEPGYNLPTLRIRGASGDPLVMIDGFERDLTYLNPEEVESVSVLKDAAAVALYGMKAANGAILITTKRGKVEKNRIDISIQSGLQSPTNTIDILGSRDYMSLYNQAAMNDGLSAKYSDADIAAAGTSPLYPDVDWYDQVVKNSSNISRANVGIEGGSDFIQYFVNVGFLYNNGIYKPENPDMKANANLTQLNLRSNIDINISSSTKFSMDLSGMMNNNTFPSYSASEIWTALLTLPPNAFNVTNPNGSYGGTSLLLNNPYAMIEYGGRNSSVNSFLNAGFTLTQKLDFITEGLAAGISYVLDNGSVNSDGNWRYFPYSQIASGSNGDYSYYSYREDSPYNVWSNASSTRNNVFSANITYDMVTEGDNDLSVILRYQGDKEYRENTDLSPYLTNNYAARIQYAHANKYLLEASASYFGSDQYADGDKYGFFPSVSAGWVFSNEDFIGEDSNINFGKLRASYGITGLNRYVNGRYPFRQFYVDGGSFPIGTGWDMIYGIQPGMLANSDIQWEISKKLNIGIDLEMFDHLTFGFDYFQDKRTDVLYIDYNHPSVTGADLPYENIGKLTNSGFEFELGYTSREKELKWHSNLVFSYFDNTIDEMGESLNGGDLEHLNKTGNSVSTVYGYRVVGTFESESDIQSSPTQTFGTPRVGDLKYADLNNDQVIDSRDMTAIGDNIGNIDVGLNLGVEYKGFDLEAMLQGQFNRDVVLSDSELYQPFLTGNAATEIVNESDFPTLSLTNTNNYQASSYWVRKGDFIKLRNIELGYSLSENITNRLGMEKVRFFVRGVNVLTLSDWDYTDPEYIGIGYPPMKSYFLGLNLNF is encoded by the coding sequence ATGAGAAAATATATAAATAAAATAGTATTACTTGTTATCTCTGTGCTGGCATCGTTTTGCGTATGGGCTCAAAACGATTCGTTGGAGGTAACCGAAGTAAATCGAAATGCCGACGTAAATATTGCTTACGGTGTACAGGCGAAGCGTAATGTTTCTTCGTCTATGTCTACTGTTTCGGGCGAAGAGCTTTCGAAAGGTGCAATAAGTAACTTTGGCAACACCCTTTATGGTAAACTGGCCGGTTTATCGGTAATGCAGGGGTCAGGAGAGCCGGGGTATAATTTACCCACACTACGAATAAGAGGTGCCAGTGGCGATCCTTTAGTGATGATTGACGGCTTCGAGAGAGATTTAACTTATTTAAATCCCGAAGAAGTTGAATCAGTTTCTGTACTTAAAGATGCTGCTGCAGTGGCTTTGTATGGAATGAAAGCTGCTAACGGAGCAATTCTTATTACAACAAAAAGAGGAAAAGTAGAAAAGAACAGGATTGATATTAGTATTCAATCGGGTCTTCAAAGTCCGACCAATACAATTGATATTTTAGGATCGCGCGATTATATGAGCTTATATAATCAGGCAGCAATGAACGATGGACTGAGCGCAAAATATTCAGACGCCGATATCGCTGCTGCAGGAACATCACCATTGTATCCCGACGTGGATTGGTACGATCAGGTGGTGAAAAATTCATCGAATATTTCGAGAGCGAACGTTGGAATTGAAGGTGGTTCTGATTTTATCCAATATTTTGTAAATGTTGGTTTCTTGTACAACAACGGAATTTATAAGCCGGAAAACCCGGATATGAAAGCCAACGCCAACCTTACCCAATTGAATTTGCGTTCGAATATTGACATTAATATTTCAAGCAGTACAAAGTTTTCGATGGACTTATCGGGAATGATGAATAATAACACATTCCCTTCTTATTCGGCCAGCGAAATCTGGACAGCTTTGCTAACGCTTCCACCGAATGCATTTAATGTTACCAACCCTAACGGAAGTTACGGAGGTACATCTTTGTTGCTGAACAATCCGTATGCAATGATCGAGTACGGTGGACGTAACAGTTCGGTTAACAGCTTTTTGAATGCCGGTTTTACACTTACTCAAAAACTGGATTTTATCACCGAAGGACTAGCCGCTGGTATCAGCTACGTATTGGATAACGGATCGGTTAACAGCGATGGAAACTGGAGGTATTTCCCATATTCGCAAATTGCGTCGGGAAGTAATGGCGATTACAGTTACTACTCGTACCGCGAAGATTCTCCATACAATGTTTGGAGTAATGCAAGCAGTACACGAAATAACGTTTTCAGTGCAAATATCACCTACGATATGGTTACAGAAGGTGATAACGATTTGAGTGTGATCCTGCGTTACCAGGGCGATAAAGAATATCGCGAGAATACCGATTTGTCGCCATATCTAACTAATAATTACGCGGCACGGATACAATATGCGCATGCCAATAAATACCTGTTGGAAGCATCGGCCAGCTACTTTGGTTCCGATCAGTATGCCGATGGAGATAAGTACGGATTCTTTCCGTCAGTCTCTGCAGGTTGGGTTTTCTCAAACGAAGATTTTATTGGCGAGGACAGTAACATCAACTTTGGTAAATTAAGAGCATCTTACGGTATAACCGGTTTAAACCGCTACGTAAACGGAAGATATCCTTTCAGACAGTTTTATGTTGATGGCGGCTCGTTCCCAATTGGTACAGGCTGGGATATGATTTATGGTATTCAGCCGGGAATGTTAGCCAATTCCGATATTCAGTGGGAAATTTCAAAGAAACTAAATATTGGTATCGATCTGGAAATGTTTGATCATCTGACTTTTGGTTTCGATTACTTCCAGGATAAACGAACGGATGTGTTATACATCGATTACAACCACCCATCAGTAACCGGAGCAGATTTGCCTTACGAAAACATTGGTAAACTCACCAATTCAGGATTTGAATTTGAGTTAGGATACACTTCAAGAGAGAAGGAACTAAAATGGCACTCGAACCTGGTGTTCTCGTATTTTGATAATACCATTGATGAAATGGGAGAGTCGTTGAACGGAGGAGATTTAGAGCACTTAAACAAAACAGGAAATTCTGTTTCTACAGTTTATGGTTACCGGGTTGTGGGAACATTCGAGAGTGAAAGCGATATTCAGTCTTCACCAACGCAAACTTTTGGTACTCCTCGTGTAGGCGATTTGAAGTATGCTGATTTAAACAACGACCAGGTAATCGATTCGAGAGATATGACTGCCATTGGCGATAACATCGGGAATATTGATGTTGGTTTGAATCTGGGAGTTGAGTACAAAGGTTTCGATTTGGAAGCCATGCTGCAAGGACAGTTCAATCGCGATGTTGTGCTTTCAGACAGTGAGCTTTACCAACCGTTCTTAACCGGCAATGCTGCCACCGAAATTGTAAACGAAAGCGACTTTCCAACATTGTCGCTAACTAATACAAATAATTACCAGGCTTCTTCGTACTGGGTACGAAAAGGCGATTTTATCAAATTGCGTAACATCGAGCTTGGTTATTCGCTGTCGGAGAATATAACAAACCGTCTTGGAATGGAAAAAGTAAGGTTCTTCGTGCGCGGCGTAAATGTGCTGACACTTAGTGATTGGGACTACACAGATCCTGAATATATTGGAATCGGATACCCTCCGATGAAATCATATTTCCTGGGTTTAAATCTTAACTTTTAA
- a CDS encoding glycoside hydrolase, whose translation MKAILVILSMLLSAQLFSQNNRITVQVNPEKTYQSIQNFGASDSWRCQFVGENWPVAKREKIADLLFSLDTDESGNPIGIGLSNWRFYIGAGSMEQGDASDIVNVWRRSECFLDADGNYDWTKYKGQRWFLQAAKKRGVPEFTAYTISPPVFYTKNGLAHATKGDLGFNLKEDKYDAYSKFLVDVVEHFEKNENIHFAYLSPFNEPQWAWDASNQEGTPATNKELYKYTKILSEELSSRGSDTKMIFGEAGDVEYLYKEKGNNSNGDQINVFFNPESEMYIGDLKNLEYAITSHSYFTTWPIKAQIEYRQKLVERLNEINPELDFWQTEFCILEKNDETTGGWGRDTGMPTALYVARVIHSDLTIANARSWDWWTALSQFNYKDGLVHLDDGKGPGVNNDTSQLNYDLRFDGEITETKLLWAMGNYSRFVRPDMVRIDAKIKNDLSLVEQATDLQVAAFKDLSSGKFVFVFMNYTEDDKPVNLTGSLQNTESAALYITDETRDLEKSTIQLEELVIPKRSVSTLVIEK comes from the coding sequence ATGAAAGCCATTTTAGTCATATTATCAATGCTGTTATCAGCTCAGTTGTTTTCACAAAACAACAGGATAACAGTTCAGGTAAATCCGGAGAAAACCTATCAAAGTATCCAGAATTTTGGAGCGTCCGATTCGTGGCGCTGTCAATTCGTTGGTGAAAACTGGCCGGTGGCAAAACGTGAGAAAATTGCCGATCTGCTTTTTAGTCTGGATACAGATGAAAGCGGAAATCCCATTGGAATTGGCCTTTCAAACTGGCGCTTTTACATTGGTGCCGGTTCAATGGAGCAAGGCGATGCCTCTGATATTGTAAATGTTTGGCGACGTTCGGAGTGTTTCCTGGATGCCGATGGAAATTACGACTGGACGAAATACAAAGGTCAGCGTTGGTTTTTGCAGGCTGCAAAAAAACGTGGTGTACCGGAGTTTACGGCATACACCATTTCTCCACCGGTGTTTTATACTAAAAACGGACTGGCACATGCCACAAAAGGCGACCTGGGATTTAACCTGAAAGAAGACAAATACGATGCGTATTCAAAATTTCTGGTTGACGTTGTGGAACATTTCGAGAAAAACGAGAATATTCATTTTGCATACTTAAGTCCGTTTAACGAACCGCAGTGGGCGTGGGATGCCAGCAACCAGGAAGGTACGCCGGCTACCAATAAAGAGCTTTACAAGTACACCAAGATTTTATCGGAAGAACTAAGTTCACGAGGTTCAGATACCAAAATGATTTTTGGAGAAGCCGGAGATGTGGAATACCTGTACAAAGAGAAAGGCAATAATTCAAATGGCGACCAGATCAATGTATTTTTTAACCCGGAATCGGAGATGTACATTGGCGATCTGAAAAACCTGGAATACGCCATTACCTCGCACTCGTATTTTACCACCTGGCCAATAAAAGCACAAATTGAATACCGTCAAAAACTGGTGGAGCGTTTAAACGAAATAAATCCTGAACTGGATTTCTGGCAAACCGAATTCTGTATTCTGGAAAAGAATGATGAAACAACCGGCGGTTGGGGGCGCGATACCGGAATGCCAACGGCACTTTATGTAGCTCGTGTAATTCATTCTGACCTGACCATTGCCAATGCCCGCTCGTGGGATTGGTGGACCGCACTTTCACAATTCAATTACAAAGATGGCCTTGTTCATTTAGACGATGGAAAAGGACCGGGAGTGAATAACGATACCAGTCAGTTGAATTATGATCTCCGTTTCGATGGCGAAATTACTGAGACCAAATTGCTTTGGGCAATGGGTAACTATTCACGGTTTGTGCGTCCTGATATGGTAAGGATTGATGCAAAAATTAAAAATGATTTGTCGCTTGTTGAACAGGCAACAGATTTGCAGGTCGCAGCATTTAAAGATCTGTCATCAGGAAAATTTGTGTTTGTTTTTATGAACTATACCGAAGACGACAAACCGGTAAATCTGACAGGCAGTTTGCAAAATACTGAAAGTGCAGCTCTATATATAACGGACGAAACAAGAGATCTTGAAAAAAGCACCATCCAATTGGAAGAGCTTGTAATTCCCAAACGTTCAGTTTCAACTTTAGTGATCGAAAAATAA